In Lathyrus oleraceus cultivar Zhongwan6 chromosome 2, CAAS_Psat_ZW6_1.0, whole genome shotgun sequence, the DNA window TTACTTTTGAAGATGTTTTGGTTTGATCAACTATTGATGTGTTGCTTGAATGATAGTTTTGTTTGAACACTTGGTGCACataatttttaatatatatttgGGACATTTTGAGCTTATGATTTCATCTTGATATGCctattttttcataatttttctATGCTCCTATTTATTTTCTTAAGTTTTCCAAGGCATGTTTGTTTCTTTGAGATACCTTTTACATTTAATAGACTATTTTGGAATGCACTTGTGCAACCATTGTGGATATCTTTCCCATTCTCTCTTGGATTCATCATCATCGTTTAGAGGTATTAAATTCATCCATGTGACCCCTTTTGGGCATCTCCATTTGATGTTTCTTTGCTTGCTTGTCTTGAATACTTCTTGCTTGCTTTTGAGACCATAGTTGGATTTTGTTTTGTGCATTCCAAATTAAGTACTATGAGTCCATTGAAATTTATTTCCTCTTGTTTACACTTATGACTTCCTTGGTCTTTATATCCTTATAATTTTCTCTTATGATTCTTTGAATGGTATTCCATTGTCATTCATCATGATGATACATTAGGAGCTACATTCTTCTCTTTCTTGACCTAGTTTTGAGTTTGATGGATGGTGAAGCTCTTAGGAGCTTGGGATCCATCTTTGTGTATTTTTATATTGTTCTTATTTCATTTCTTTATGTCTCAATTTTATTTTTACATTTCCCTTTTACTTTGGTTAGACAAAGGACTCCTTGCTTGGATGATGTCCACCTTATGACTTGCTAGTTATGCATGAACTTTGAGTTTGTTGGTTTATTGATACCTATTGAAATTAGAGGTTGCATGCTTTGGATAAGACTTCAATATTGTCCTATGACCCTATAAGCACCCCTCTCTTGACCTTTGCTTATCCTCATTGCATTTTGGTGAAGGATTCCTTTTCTAGGATGACATCTTTACTAGTTTGTCAAGTTGTTTGACTTTAATATGTGTgtgaaatttgaatgaattatcTTGTTACTCTTGATCATCATATTAATTTAACTTATTGTACAAGTCATACATCTCTTGATTTCATGTTTATACTTCTTTGTTTGTTTACTTCTTGCTTAAGCTTCTTTGAACTTGTATGTTTGTCTGCCTATCTTTTGGCCTATCTTTGAGCATAGCTTGAGTGATTCATTTGTAATACTCGAGTGACTTGTATGTGAAGTTTAATATGCCATATAATTCTAACTTGTTTTGTTTGGTACCATTTTTCCCATAATTCTATTTCATATATGCTTTCTTGAAGTTCATTAGCCTTTAGGAGCATGACTAGGGTTTGATTTTGAGTATTACTTGTCTTAACCTTTGAGTATACTTTGATATGGTGTCTTTGTGATGTCTTTAGTTTCTTTATGTATTGATGTTATGTTTTTTTTATCTCAAATACTATACTATATCCTTTGCTATGTCTAAATTATCCACACACTTGTGTTCATTTCACTTTACAAGTTTACATGATGATTGTACGCTTTGATGCTTAAACCATATATGCATGACCTTTAGAAGTAAGACATGTCCTTATGTTTAGTTGGATGTGATTTTGCTTCTCATTTTTATTCGATAACTTGTCCTTAAGTATACGTTTTACAGATTTTAAGTGAGATTCTTTAGGATCCGATTGATACCGAGCGCACATACACACACTAAACATGATGTCGGGTCTAGATGCATTAAGATATAAAAGAGATCCAACCATACCTCTATAATTCttgacatctacactcttaccatgTTCATCTTTGTCTAAGTTCCCGTTGGTAGGCATAAGAGTGTTGGTGGACTTTGATTCTTCCATTCCAAAGCGCTTTAGCAACTCTCTAcagtattttgtttgacacaCGACTGTCCCTTCATCGAGTTGCTTAATTTGAATACCGAGGAAGTAGTttagctcccccattagactcatctcaaactcatccttcataaccttagaaaattctttgACCAAGTGcatgttagttgaaccaaaaataatatcatctacatatacATGAACTAAAAGAATATGTTTTCCTTGATGTTTAATTAAAAGAATGgtatccactttacctcttgaatatccatgatcaacTAAAAATTTactaagtctttcataccaagctcgAGGGGCCTATTTAAGACCATATAAAGCACACTTTAATTTGAAAACGTGATCCATATATTCAtcattctcaaaaccaggaggttgtgagacgtatacctcttcatttatgaaaccgttaagaaaggcactctttacgtccatttgaTAAAGCTTAAAATTCTTAGCACATGCATAAGCAAGCAAAAGGCGTATAGCCTCAAGGGGAGCGACTGGAGCATAAGTctcctcatagtctatgccctcctcttggttatacccttgagccACTAATCAGGCTTTATTTCGGGTTATTATTCCGTTTTCATCAAGTTTGTTCCTGAAAACCCACTTAGTGCCAATGATACGATGgtctcgcggacgagggacaagtcccaaacgtcatttcttttaaattgattaagctcaTATTTCATGtccattagccaaaattcatcaataaAGACCTCTTTGGTACTTTTAGGTTCTACTTGAGAAACAAAAGCGAAAtgataacaaaaattacttaGCTTAGAACGAGTTCTCACTCCTTTGGTGGTGTCTCCAAGTATATTGTCAATAGGATGGTCTCTTGAGGATTTCCAAGCCAATGGAAGATCATACACTTCATTCGGGCATTCCTCTTCATCTTTTACATGACTAATATCTTCCTCCTTCTCAATGTCCACTATTTTGGGCTGATCACTTCCCTCAACAACATCCTTGAGTATGTATTCCTAAGATATACCTACGTCATCAAAAGAActaccttttccgacatttttctgacaagactcatcaaaagaaacatgaaccgactcttcaacagtaagtaaaaGTTTATTGTAAACTTTAAATGCTTTACTTGATTGAGAATATCCAAGAAAGATACCAccatccgcttttgcatcaaatTCCCAATATTTTATTTACCATTATTTAAAACAAAGCATTTACAACTGAAAACATGAAGATATGACAAGTTAGGTTTTCTCCCTTTCAAAAGCTCATAAGGGGTTTTATTTAAAATGGGGCGAATCAAAATTCTGTTTATAAGATAACAAGTTGTGCTAATAGCATCGacccaaaagtattttggtagGTCGCCCTCATTGAGCATAGTTCTagccaactcctctaaaacatGGTTTTTACGCTTTGTTGTGAAGTAAGAGGGGCTGAAAAATTATGCTCAGTGCCATGCTTGTCACAATAATCAACAAAGAGGTGGTTTTGAAACTCCCCTCCATGATCGCTTGGGATTGTAATTATTTttgagtttattttattttaggaCAGTTTTGCAAAACGTGTAAAAGCGGAAAAAGTTTCGTCTTTGCTATGTAAGAATATAGTCCAtgtaaatctagaatagtcatcAACCAATACAAATCCATAGTAGTTaccacctaagctctttgtcctagaagggCAAAAGAGGTCCATATGGATAAGTTTGAGGGGTCGTGAAGTAGAAATaacatttttagatttaaaggACACCCtcatttgctttcccatttgACATGGGTCACATAGgtgatcttttgaaaattttatttttggaagaccgactactaaATCTTTGGACACAACCTTATTAAacaaatcgaagttaacatgcACTAGGCGTCTATGCCAAAGCCATGAATTATCATTCAAGGCGACTAGACACTTATGACTGGTTAACGGTACCTCAATAAGATTAAGCATATATATTTTGTTTACTATAACACCCTTAAACACAATATCCTTTTTGTCATTATGCTCAATTATACAAGAAGTGTTTGTAAAAGTTACTTTGTAACCCTTGTCGCATAATTGGCTAATACTCAAGAtattgtgtttaagtccctcaactaaattCACATCGGAGATAGTAATGGTATaggggttacctacactaccttttccgagAATCTCTCCTTTGTTATTGTTGCCATAACTAACATAACCCCTCTTCTTAGCtttaaagtctatgaatagagatATCTCACCCGTCATGTGCCTTGAACTTCCactgtcaagaaaccatcttctTTCCTCGGATGCAAGACGCTCAAtctacaatatcaaaagagagaggtaggtacccaattttcattgggtccttaTGTGTGAGTGGAAACAATGTTGCATTTaggcatccattgataaatgcctttaggaacaagaaatttcctaaacttgcatttcacAATGGTATGACCCGaatgacaacaataatgacataaaccatgatgataGATTCGTTTACTTTTTCTCATTGGAATCCTTGGAGTCTTCTCTACAAATGAATATTTTGCATAAGGTGGATTCGAAGATTTCTTAAACAAATTAAGATCAACGACAAAAGTAACTTTCGGTTGTAGAGCTTTCTCTAATTTGGCCTTAAGAGATTTAAGCTCTCCTTACCAAATATGACAAGCCCCACAATTTTGAACATGAACCAATCCatcaatatcttttgaattttctaTAATACTTTCTTTTAGAGCATCTAAGTCTTTTTCGGTTTTATAGACTTTACCCTCCAAAAATGAAAAGATTTGTTTATCGGAGGATAATCTCTTAAAAGCTGCTAATGCTTCGGTATGCATCTTTTTCAAAAGATATTTTCAATTtagaaaaagacatagaagagaaattattatagTAGGCATATCATACTTTCTTTTCTTTATTGAGGCTCTTGTGGTAAGCCTTGTTTTTTATGTGAGCCATGAGACATATGTTGGCAGTCCCATCATTATCACTTGAGCTTTCATCATTTGGCGATTcactatcgctttcccaagcGATGTATGCCCTTATTTGTTTGTTGTATTTCTTTGGTGGAGCTTTTCCCTTGTCCTTCTTTAGTTGAGGATAGTCCGGCTTTAGTGCCCTAcctgaaggagaatagcgatccaaaatgcagcggaatttaaaatttttctcctttagtgatccttacaaatgggcatgatcagtgatagaatcgttgCCTCTTGTGGCGgttgaaacctttgatgcagatctaaggagcAATCACGAACGctgaatgatgacaacgcctctactcagtccacacgaatggattccttcagtcccagtgctagctgctacgaatgaaggcttttgagtgagtgtgtgtgtgtgtgtgtgtgtgtgtgtttgtgtgtgtgtgtatgtgtgtgtgtgtgtgtgtgtgtgtgtgtgtgagagagagagagagagagagagagagagagaaatgaaatttcatttggtcaaatgcttctgcacaagggttctatttatagaaccacttgtgcgGGATGTAAGttaaaaagcccacttaagtgtatgtggcccatatctttttatataccaaaatcacttaagcgcgtggtaccttactgtaacacctcaaaatttgccctcctctcttgggactagcttatcatattgcatatcattttaggtcattaggaattgcatattgcatatcatgtggttatattgtgcaagtcatcctcttaagtcttgatcaggagatgaagaggttaatgatgcaagctagggtttcattggactggtcattagTCATCTAAGGATGTGGAGGTCCtaattagggttttgtggttctcaaggagattggtcttcatcttggttgcaatgatacatcatcatcatcatggtcttgtcatcatcaagtgttggagcatattccttgagattagggttttgaccactggtcaaccctaatcagttgcattgggccaatcagggcatggcaaggagatggggtctataatggatatgaggatcatttcatgattgtattgagcttatgaaggctagggtttcatcattgagccatttcatcagaggattggggttcagattgatcagtgcattgccaaattcatctatcaattgaaaaagtcaactgtggtcaactgtgcttgattttatggatttggaggtgggagagagttggatatacttcattcatgttgaaacaagtgttatttgacatttcaaggctcaagaatgaagaaaataaagtcaggacaaaaattgtcaaaaatagaaagtgacttgtaatggaagtttccaaaagtggaaagtttttcatcacaaaattacatgtccaaaaaagcttcaaatgaaaatttgttcaacatgaaagttgtagatcttgctctcacctttccaaaaagtccaagaacttgaaattcccatgtatggttggcaagttatggtccattcattttccaaaaagacctataattaaagtggcataactttcacatggagtgtccaaaatggatgatctttttatgagaaaactccatttcacatgtactttcatggtgcataatcaaaattcatcaaaaatggtcaatgcaaaaggtcaattttcaagtgcactaattaaaatccaagggcaaaatggtccaacttgcaaaataattggaattttggcatgaggctttttgcaacacatcacaaatgcaaattgaagcttgttccaactgtcatgagctgtcatatggtgatatttggcaagggcattttggaaCCTTTCACTTAAATTTCACATTACACTAATTAAACTCATTTTGTTAATTTGGATTAGAAATGGGATTAAGGAGTGAGTATTTaaccttaatcataacagaatttgtAATCACTTCACATTCTCCAAGAGTTGTaaccacttttccctccattttctctcaaattctcaagaacttcatcaagCATTTTGGATCCAAACTCCTTCAATCCTTCATCAAATTGCTCAATTCTTGTTGATTCGTGCTCTTTACATCTTCCTCTCCAACTGTTTTGAGGAATCATTGCCAAAAAGTTCAAGAATCTCCACTGTTCATCATAAGCTCCACAATGGTGAATTAAGATTTCTCTCACGTGGAGCTATTTTGGATCAAGCTACGAGTTGCATTCACTTTCCTCAACCTTCTCCTTCATCTGTTTTTGGCTTTGGCGCTTTGAAACATCAAGAATCTTCACTGCCATCTCCAAGGTACCAAAACTCGAATCTCACCATTGCTTCAATTGTTACATGGCTTTTGTAGTGCATTCATCATAGATCATCATGCTGTGCTTGGTTTTGGATTTGGTTAACTGTTGAATGAGATATTTCGATTCAAAGTTTTGATGTCGTTTCTCTTTTTgatcgatccgtgagatataGTAGGAATTAGGGCAAATCGTTAGCATATCTTTGATCCTGGTTAGAAGACGGTTCTAATGATTATCTGTTTGTTAATTTTCATTAAGGTTCATGGATTATGATTTCTGGTGATGTTGATGAAGAACGATGATGTTCTTATGATTTTCTGCAAAAATTAGCTTGTTTGATCTTCCAATTGCCTTTGCCGTTTGAATATTGTGTTTGCCGAGCTCAGGAACCAATAGAAATGCGCCTTTCTCACTTAACTAAACTACGTCGTTTTGGCGTACTACTCCAtatttacaaaactgccactgcagcttttaattatttattatttcattttattttttcatgtttatttcattttgttacatgaacttcaaaaattcatatctcactcattttgcatccaaattgagtgagacattttgcattattttcatgatgatgtgtagaattttatgatgatttttgtggattttttgcatgtgtagaaaaatagttggcctagggtttgtgaaatgtgtcacatttttgtatgtgttgccaaaaccttcatgaaatactcatacctttagagaaatggatgaaaatttttgtgcttattctggacatgttgatggtgatttccatgtagagtttgtgatttttggatacttggttgattagatgtgattttttgaatagaggtgtgacaatttgtgtcacaccaagctaggtcatttttctgattttatttgcctggcttaggaatgtttgattgctccaattttttgcatgaatgattattgatatgtcaagataacatgtgaattttgctggaatttttgatgtcattttctaattgattgataattttcttctctgtgtgctcattttgtgacattgtgtgacacatgttggcattttgcttgtgaaattctcatatggtattggatgaagatgaaatttgacatgagcacTCCAGACACATTGTAGGAtatcatggttttgatcccattcatttcttaattgttgtcactgttttatgatttatggaatttgatgcttgtgttgatgccttgaattggcttgtataaatgtgtctggacttcttgattttcattgacctactttcttttgtccaattgagctgaaaattgacatgctatacattgaatgggtcctatttaggtgtgaatttttgtggaattaattgaactattttgatatgcttttgagtgagatagttctgtttggtcatttgaggttgcaaattgcatgattgatgttaaattgtgcatgaaatgataatggtgatggatatgagcatgggaccaattgcatttgcttttaatttgtttgaatatgattttggttgaattgcatttgctgtttagaattttttatccctttttggaccctaggcttcgcctagtggtctagtttctcacatttggtgtggattttcaggttgaaatgcaaaaggcataaggagaacaatgcaagttgtaaattgagttttgtttgatgttgtgaacTAACATTAGCTTTAcgttgtaggtttgatgcttgagtttgagctcatggcttgcacttatggGCATT includes these proteins:
- the LOC127122457 gene encoding uncharacterized protein LOC127122457 → MTNAEGNIIPKPEAQWTADDEKKWAYDWKAQNILISVLGVEEYYRVSHCMTSKEMWDALQVSHEGINEVKQSRINTLTQKFELFRMKQEKYIFDMQERFIHLINNLNSLGKHISNELATNKVLRCLSREWKPKVTAIKEANDLTTLDITTLFGKLEEHQQELARLEKYEKKIKKEKTKDKESEKKSIALVASNSKSSNKEQSDSDSSSDEDSDDEEVGLFVRSWRGRCKEHESTRIEQFDEGLKEFGSKMLDEVLENLRENGGKSGRALKPDYPQLKKDKGKAPPKKYNKQIRAYIAWESDSESPNDESSSDNDGTANICLMAHIKNKAYHKSLNKEKKMHTEALAAFKRLSSDKQIFSFLEGKVYKTEKDLDALKESIIENSKDIDGLIERLASEERRWFLDSGSSRHMTGEISLFIDFKAKKRGYVSYGNNNKGEILGKGSVGNPYTITISDVNLVEGLKHNILSISQLCDKGYKVTFTNTSCIIEHNDKKDIVFKGVIVNKIYMLNLIEEYILKDVVEGSDQPKIVDIEKEEDISHVKDEEECPNEVYDLPLAWKSSRDHPIDNILGDTTKGVRTRSKLSLNAKVWERSGCDEQFKQQDITIQQFQVFHIQLSKNCYKKLSSKCSFE